In Cheilinus undulatus linkage group 14, ASM1832078v1, whole genome shotgun sequence, a genomic segment contains:
- the sf3b6 gene encoding splicing factor 3B subunit 6, protein MAMQAAKRANIRLPPEVNRILYVRNLPYKITAEEMYDIFGKYGPIRQIRTGNTPETRGTAYVVYEDIFDAKNACDHLSGFNVCNRYLVVLYYNANRAFQKMDTKKKEEQLKLLKEKYGINTDPPK, encoded by the exons ATGGCTATGCAAGCAGCGAAACGCGCTAAT ATAAGGTTACCTCCTGAAGTGAACAGAATCTTGTACGTCAGAAATCTTCCTTACAAGATCACAGCTGAGGAGATGTACGATATCTTTGGGAAATATGGACCAATTCGCCAAATCAGAAC aGGGAACACACCTGAAACAAGAGGAACAGCGTATGTGGTTTATGAAGACATCTTTGACGCCAAGAACGCCTGTGACCACCTTTCAGGCTTCAATGTCTGCAACCGTTACCTGGTGGTCCTCTACTACAATGCAAACAGA GCTTTCCAGAAGATGGACacaaagaagaaagaggaaCAGCTGAAGCTTCTGAAAGAGAAATACGGCATCAACACCGACCCTCCAAAGTAG